In the Armatimonas rosea genome, AGGGCTAGGACTGGCGGCAGGGGCCGCGGCAGGGCTGGCGGTCTACGCCCTCAAGATCGAGCCGATGCTGGTCGAGGTCACCCACCCCGAGCTCTTCTTGCCGCGCCTGCCCGCCGCCTGGGATGGGGTCTCGATTCTCTTTCTCTCGGACCCGCATGTCTGGGAGTTCGGGGAGCGCGAGCGGCGCGTGGTGGAGCTCTGCGCAGGGCTGGAGCCACCCGACCTGATCCTCTGGGGCGGCGACTTCCTCGGCAGCTACCGGGGCGTGGTCCACGCGGTTCGTCTTGTCAAGGAACTCGCGGAGCTCTTTCCCGGCACGCCGACCTTCTCGGTCTGGGGCAATGCGGAGCACAAGATTCGCCCCGAGCGTCGCGCCTGGCTCGAAGCACTCCTCGCCGATGTGGGGGTCTGCACGCTCACCAACGAGAGCCTGCCGCTGACCCTGCGCGGGGAGACCATCACACTGGCGGGTTGCGACGATCCCTACTATGGGTTTGCGGACCTGGAGGCCACCTTTGCCGCGCTCACCCTGGAGCGCTTCACGCTCTTTCTTGCCCACTCGCCCCAAGTCGCGGCGCTGGCGGCACGGGCGGGTGTCGATCTGATGCTCTCGGGCCACACGCACGGCGGGCAGGTGCGCTTCCCGTTTGTCGGGCCGTGGAAGACCCAGAACCCCCTCAGCCGCCTGCTGGACTGCGGCGCGTTCGACCACGCCCGGCTCACCAAGATCCTCGGCTACGATCCGGGGGGCAACCTGACCACCTACATCTCCCGCGGCATTGGCCTCGCCTTCCTACCCTACATGCCCTGGCTTGCCCCCCGCTTCGCCTGCCGCCCCGAGGTGGCACGATTGACGCTACGGGTGGGATAGGCACTACGCCGGGCAACTCCCCCCGCATACATACACTCCCCCCGCATACCCCACGAGTGGGGCCCCTGCGACCCCCTCTCCCTCTGGCTCCGCGTTCCGCGGGAGGAGAGGGGGTGCCGAGGGACGAGGCGGGAGTGGCACCACCCCCTCGGACTCCCCCTCCCTTCGTCCCCGCGAAGCGGGAAACAGAGCGAAGGGAGGGGGCCGGGGGGAGGGATGCCCGAGGGATGCCGGAGGGATGCCACCCACAAATGCTGTAAAATGCCTCCATGATCGTGGCAACTGCGCCCGGACGCTGTGGCGTCTTGGGCAACCCGACCGACATGTACGGCGGCTCCGTTATCTCCTGCTCCCTCTCCGAGCGTGCAACCTGCACCCTCACCGACTCCGATTCCCTGATCCTTGAAGCCGACAACGGCGAGAGCCAAGTGATTCATGCACTGGCGGACTTGGAGCCCTCTGCGGAGTTTCCGCGCCTGGATTTAGCCAAGGCCGTGCTCAAGGGGATGGGGATTGTCCCGGGGACGGTTGGGTTTCACCTGACCACGAGCACCGAGATTCCCATGCAGGCGGGGCTGGCCGGCTCGACCGCGCTCATGGCCGCGGTCTACGGTGCGGTCTCCAAGAAGATCGGGCGGGTGGAGCACAAGC is a window encoding:
- a CDS encoding metallophosphoesterase gives rise to the protein MSRKGLGLAAGAAAGLAVYALKIEPMLVEVTHPELFLPRLPAAWDGVSILFLSDPHVWEFGERERRVVELCAGLEPPDLILWGGDFLGSYRGVVHAVRLVKELAELFPGTPTFSVWGNAEHKIRPERRAWLEALLADVGVCTLTNESLPLTLRGETITLAGCDDPYYGFADLEATFAALTLERFTLFLAHSPQVAALAARAGVDLMLSGHTHGGQVRFPFVGPWKTQNPLSRLLDCGAFDHARLTKILGYDPGGNLTTYISRGIGLAFLPYMPWLAPRFACRPEVARLTLRVG